Proteins encoded in a region of the Paucibacter sediminis genome:
- a CDS encoding DUF47 domain-containing protein: MLFGKLLPREGNFFELFNEHGDKIALGARAFMSMIQNYADPQLREKYAIEVDDYEHQADRITAEVNRLLHRTFITPIDREQIHGLINAMDDILDLLQDSSETMQLYDVRSIPEEVLRLGELSAKCCERVQHAVSLLPKLSEPKTAEAAIKTCEEIDKLESDADRVMRAAMSKLFREQEDVRELIKLKAIYEQLESISDRCEDVANLIEGIVLENS; encoded by the coding sequence ATGCTGTTTGGCAAGCTGCTGCCCCGAGAGGGCAATTTTTTCGAGCTCTTCAATGAGCACGGCGACAAGATCGCCTTGGGCGCGCGCGCCTTCATGTCCATGATCCAGAACTATGCGGATCCGCAGCTGCGCGAGAAATACGCGATCGAGGTTGACGACTACGAGCATCAGGCCGACCGCATCACCGCCGAGGTGAACCGCCTGCTGCACCGCACCTTCATCACCCCGATCGACCGCGAGCAGATCCACGGCCTGATCAATGCGATGGACGACATCCTGGACCTGCTGCAGGACTCCAGCGAAACCATGCAGCTCTACGATGTGCGCAGCATCCCGGAGGAAGTGCTGCGTCTGGGCGAGCTCTCGGCCAAGTGCTGCGAGCGCGTGCAACACGCGGTCTCCCTGCTGCCCAAGCTGAGCGAGCCCAAGACCGCCGAGGCGGCCATCAAGACCTGCGAAGAGATCGACAAGCTCGAGTCCGACGCCGACCGCGTGATGCGTGCCGCCATGTCCAAGCTGTTCCGCGAGCAGGAGGATGTGCGCGAGCTGATCAAGCTCAAGGCCATCTACGAGCAGCTCGAGTCGATCTCGGATCGCTGCGAGGATGTCGCCAACCTGATCGAGGGCATCGTCCTCGAGAACTCCTGA
- a CDS encoding inorganic phosphate transporter, producing the protein MESVQVAFWVVAVLVVLAVLFDFMNGFHDAANSIATVVSTGVLKPQQAVLFAAFFNVIAVAFFQLKVAATIGKGIVDPGVVDHHVIFGALIGAICWNVITWWYGIPSSSSHALIGGIVGAVIAKSGAGALVAGGVGKTVLFIFLSPLLGFLLGSILMVIVAWVFRRSSPLRVDNWFRRLQLVSAGLYSLGHGGNDAQKTIGLIWMLLVASGYAAAADKAPPSWVIWVCYTAIGMGTMFGGWRIVQTMGQKITKLKPVGGFCAETGGAITLFLATALGVPVSTTHTITGAIVGVGSVQRASAVRWGVAGNIVWAWIFTIPASAFVAGVCYWVSFSLF; encoded by the coding sequence ATGGAATCGGTACAGGTAGCGTTCTGGGTCGTCGCAGTGCTGGTCGTGCTGGCCGTGCTGTTCGACTTCATGAACGGTTTTCACGACGCGGCCAACTCGATCGCCACCGTGGTGTCCACCGGCGTGCTGAAGCCGCAGCAGGCGGTCTTGTTTGCGGCCTTCTTCAACGTCATCGCGGTGGCCTTCTTCCAGCTCAAGGTGGCGGCAACCATCGGCAAGGGCATCGTCGACCCCGGCGTGGTCGATCACCATGTGATCTTCGGTGCGCTGATCGGCGCGATCTGCTGGAACGTCATCACCTGGTGGTACGGCATCCCCTCCAGCTCCTCGCATGCGCTGATCGGCGGCATCGTGGGCGCGGTGATCGCCAAGTCCGGCGCCGGCGCGCTGGTGGCCGGTGGCGTCGGCAAGACGGTGCTGTTCATCTTTCTCTCGCCGCTGCTGGGTTTCTTGCTGGGCTCCATCCTGATGGTGATCGTGGCCTGGGTGTTCAGGCGCAGCTCACCGCTGCGGGTGGACAACTGGTTCCGGCGCCTGCAGCTGGTCTCTGCCGGTCTCTACAGCCTGGGCCATGGCGGCAATGACGCGCAGAAGACCATCGGTCTGATCTGGATGCTGCTGGTGGCTTCGGGCTACGCGGCCGCGGCCGACAAGGCGCCGCCGAGCTGGGTGATCTGGGTCTGCTACACCGCCATCGGCATGGGCACCATGTTCGGCGGCTGGCGCATCGTGCAGACCATGGGTCAGAAGATCACCAAGCTCAAGCCGGTGGGCGGCTTCTGTGCCGAAACCGGTGGCGCCATCACGCTGTTCCTGGCCACCGCGCTGGGCGTGCCCGTGTCCACCACCCACACCATCACCGGCGCCATCGTCGGCGTGGGCTCGGTGCAGCGCGCCTCGGCGGTGCGCTGGGGCGTGGCCGGCAACATCGTCTGGGCCTGGATCTTCACCATCCCGGCCTCGGCCTTCGTCGCCGGTGTCTGCTACTGGGTGAGCTTCTCGCTGTTCTGA
- a CDS encoding GNAT family N-acetyltransferase, translating to MTTPEKPGSSLLLRPSNEADLAAIQQIYQVAVLEGTGTFETEVPDVAEMSRRRAEVLSRGLPYLVAECDGQVLGYAYANYFRPRLAYRFCLEDSIYLSPAAQGQGIGRLLLAELVARCEALGARQMLAVIGDAENRGSVGLHAALGFEHTGLLKSAGWKFGRWLDVVLMQRQLGQGDQSSPAQGQA from the coding sequence ATGACGACGCCAGAAAAACCAGGCTCCAGCCTGCTCTTACGCCCTAGCAACGAGGCCGATCTGGCCGCCATCCAGCAGATTTACCAGGTGGCCGTGCTGGAAGGCACCGGCACCTTCGAGACCGAGGTGCCCGATGTGGCAGAGATGTCGCGCCGCCGCGCCGAGGTATTGAGCCGCGGTCTGCCCTATCTGGTGGCCGAGTGCGATGGCCAGGTGCTGGGTTACGCCTATGCCAACTATTTCCGCCCTCGCCTGGCCTACCGTTTCTGTTTGGAGGACTCGATCTACCTGTCCCCCGCCGCCCAGGGCCAGGGTATCGGCCGCCTCTTGCTGGCCGAGCTGGTTGCACGCTGCGAGGCGCTGGGCGCGCGCCAGATGCTGGCGGTGATCGGCGATGCCGAGAACCGCGGCTCGGTCGGCCTGCACGCCGCGCTGGGCTTCGAGCACACCGGCCTGCTCAAGTCCGCGGGCTGGAAATTCGGCCGCTGGCTGGACGTGGTGCTGATGCAGCGCCAACTGGGCCAGGGCGACCAGAGCAGCCCCGCACAGGGCCAGGCATGA
- the rpsP gene encoding 30S ribosomal protein S16: MVVIRLARGGSKKRPFYNIVVANSQQRRDGRFIEKVGFYNPVASGAAESLRVATDRVAYWTGVGAQLSPTVARLVDQAKKAVVAA; this comes from the coding sequence ATGGTCGTGATTCGACTCGCACGCGGCGGCTCCAAGAAGCGCCCCTTCTACAACATCGTTGTGGCCAACAGCCAGCAGCGTCGTGACGGCCGCTTCATCGAGAAGGTCGGCTTCTACAACCCCGTGGCTTCCGGCGCTGCCGAGTCGCTGCGCGTGGCCACCGACCGCGTTGCCTACTGGACCGGCGTTGGCGCCCAGCTGTCGCCCACCGTGGCACGTCTGGTCGACCAGGCCAAGAAGGCTGTCGTCGCAGCCTGA
- the rimM gene encoding ribosome maturation factor RimM (Essential for efficient processing of 16S rRNA) — MTVTPTDNRPAANASDETAWPADAVEVGRVLDAWGIKGWIRVQAYSTDPQALFASRRWFLKPGDAALGAKAQAVPSLLKILAVRDHGDGIVANVEGISDRNAAEALRGASIHISRAKFPSSDPDEYYWVDLIGLTVLNRQGETLGEVIGLMETGPHSVLRIAPPGLTPPIKPDQERLVPFVAAFVDAVDLEQRVITVDWGLDF, encoded by the coding sequence TTGACGGTGACGCCCACTGACAACCGCCCCGCCGCGAACGCCTCTGACGAGACGGCGTGGCCGGCTGACGCGGTTGAAGTCGGGCGTGTGCTGGACGCCTGGGGTATCAAGGGCTGGATTCGCGTCCAGGCCTATTCCACCGATCCCCAGGCGCTGTTCGCGTCGCGCCGCTGGTTTCTGAAACCCGGCGACGCCGCACTGGGAGCGAAGGCGCAAGCCGTTCCCTCCCTGCTCAAGATTCTCGCGGTACGAGATCACGGCGATGGCATCGTGGCCAACGTCGAAGGCATCTCGGATCGCAATGCTGCCGAAGCCCTGCGCGGCGCCAGCATCCACATCTCCCGCGCCAAATTCCCGTCCTCGGACCCGGATGAGTATTACTGGGTCGATCTGATCGGCCTCACGGTGCTGAACCGCCAAGGCGAAACCCTGGGCGAGGTGATCGGATTGATGGAAACCGGCCCGCACAGCGTGCTGCGCATCGCGCCGCCCGGCCTCACGCCGCCGATCAAGCCCGACCAGGAGCGCTTGGTTCCCTTCGTGGCCGCCTTCGTCGACGCTGTCGACCTGGAGCAGCGCGTCATCACGGTGGACTGGGGCCTGGACTTCTGA
- the trmD gene encoding tRNA (guanosine(37)-N1)-methyltransferase TrmD, with protein sequence MRFDLITLFPELFGPLLTAGVTRRAYESGQVDVQLWQLRDFAEDNYRRVDDRPYGGGPGMLMLAEPLERALAAVKLARVEAAADAGPPAIIHFSPTGRRIDQALVRALAQGRGGVLLCGRYEGIDQRFLDKHVTLELSLGDFVLSGGELPAMALLDAIARLQEGVLNDAASHQQDSFSDGLLDCPHYSRPEVLDGVAVPPVLLSGHHAQIARWRRERSLELTWRRRPELIEAARAAGRLSKQDEAFLRTLSV encoded by the coding sequence ATGCGCTTTGATCTGATCACCCTCTTTCCCGAGTTGTTCGGCCCGCTGCTGACGGCGGGCGTGACGCGCCGCGCCTATGAGAGCGGCCAGGTCGATGTGCAGCTCTGGCAGCTGCGCGACTTCGCCGAAGATAACTACCGCCGCGTCGATGACCGCCCCTATGGTGGCGGCCCCGGCATGCTGATGCTGGCCGAGCCGCTGGAACGCGCGCTCGCGGCGGTCAAGCTGGCGCGCGTCGAAGCGGCCGCCGATGCCGGGCCGCCAGCCATCATCCACTTCAGCCCCACCGGCCGGCGCATCGACCAGGCGCTGGTGCGGGCGCTGGCGCAAGGGCGGGGCGGCGTGCTGCTGTGTGGCCGCTACGAGGGCATCGACCAGCGCTTTCTCGACAAGCATGTGACGCTGGAGTTGAGCCTGGGCGACTTCGTGCTTTCGGGGGGCGAACTGCCCGCCATGGCCCTGCTCGATGCCATCGCGCGCCTGCAGGAGGGCGTGCTCAACGATGCCGCCTCGCACCAGCAGGACAGTTTTTCCGACGGCCTGCTGGACTGCCCCCACTACAGCCGCCCCGAGGTGCTGGACGGCGTTGCGGTGCCGCCGGTGCTGCTGTCCGGCCACCATGCCCAGATTGCGCGCTGGCGCCGCGAGCGCTCGCTGGAGCTGACCTGGCGCCGCCGGCCCGAGCTGATCGAGGCGGCGCGGGCCGCCGGCCGCCTGAGCAAACAGGACGAAGCCTTTTTGCGCACCTTGAGCGTGTAG
- the rplS gene encoding 50S ribosomal protein L19, which translates to MDLIQTLEQEEIARLNKTIPVFAPGDTVIVSVNVVEGTRKRVQAYEGVVIAKRNRGLNSSFIVRKISSGEGVERTFQLYSPLIASIEVKRRGDVRRAKLYYLRERSGKSARIKEKLA; encoded by the coding sequence ATGGACTTGATCCAAACCCTTGAGCAAGAAGAAATTGCTCGTCTGAACAAGACCATCCCCGTGTTCGCCCCTGGCGATACGGTGATCGTCAGCGTGAACGTCGTTGAAGGCACCCGCAAGCGCGTGCAGGCATACGAAGGCGTCGTGATTGCCAAGCGCAACCGCGGCCTGAACAGCAGCTTCATCGTGCGCAAGATCTCCAGCGGCGAAGGCGTGGAGCGTACGTTCCAGCTGTACAGCCCCCTGATCGCCTCGATCGAAGTCAAGCGTCGTGGCGATGTGCGCCGCGCCAAGCTGTACTACCTGCGCGAGCGTTCGGGCAAGTCGGCACGTATCAAGGAAAAGCTGGCTTAA
- a CDS encoding CoA pyrophosphatase, translating into MSRPPILNAQGVPVVGTDAHLPAVPEAALRAEALRQRFAAAPAWQPEFPGDGGLFSQREPSAAAVLLPLVQRPEGLQVLLTQRTAHLRDHAGQISFPGGRSEPEDGSAVATALREAEEEIGLGAEHIEVIGELPVYTTVTAFHVTPVVALVRPDFELKLDAFEVAEAFEVPLAWLMTPAHHRRHRFSWEGGERHFLSMPWTGSDLAGQGGGEPREYFIWGATAAMLRNFYRFLSA; encoded by the coding sequence ATGTCCCGCCCACCCATTCTGAACGCGCAGGGGGTGCCTGTTGTCGGCACCGATGCGCATCTGCCTGCCGTGCCCGAAGCCGCGCTGCGTGCTGAGGCCCTGCGCCAGCGCTTTGCGGCCGCCCCGGCCTGGCAGCCCGAATTTCCCGGCGACGGAGGGCTGTTCAGCCAGCGCGAGCCGAGTGCGGCCGCGGTGCTCTTGCCCCTGGTGCAGCGGCCCGAGGGCCTGCAGGTGCTGTTGACCCAGCGCACCGCCCACTTGCGTGACCATGCGGGCCAGATCAGTTTCCCGGGCGGGCGCAGCGAGCCCGAAGACGGCAGCGCGGTGGCGACGGCCTTGCGTGAGGCCGAAGAGGAAATCGGTCTTGGCGCCGAGCACATCGAGGTGATCGGCGAACTGCCCGTCTACACCACCGTCACGGCCTTCCATGTCACCCCGGTGGTGGCGCTGGTGCGCCCGGATTTCGAGCTCAAGCTCGACGCCTTCGAGGTGGCCGAGGCCTTCGAGGTGCCGCTGGCCTGGCTGATGACGCCGGCCCACCATCGCCGCCACCGCTTCAGCTGGGAGGGCGGCGAGCGCCACTTCCTCTCCATGCCCTGGACGGGGTCAGATCTTGCCGGGCAGGGCGGCGGCGAGCCGCGCGAATACTTCATCTGGGGCGCCACGGCGGCCATGCTGCGCAACTTCTATCGCTTTCTCTCTGCCTGA
- a CDS encoding CobD/CbiB family protein, which yields MNFFAVLFALLCEQLKPLPHGNAVHHGVIGWVRWTGRNFDAGREHHAAVVWSITALGPALLAALLYITLRHFSVLLALAMDVAVLYLTLGFRQFSHYFTDIRDALERGDELEARRLLAEWRHLDASELPRTELLRHVIEHSLLAAHRHVFGVFFWFILLSTLGLGPAGAVLYRMAEFASRYWAFKSRTIDAPTNERLMQLSRKLFGWIDYVPSRLTATGFAIVGNFEEAVNGWRRDAALWMHANEGIILASAAGALGVQLGGSAAPGITPDRSKTFNAGGDMDATLADGSTPGQLPSLGALQSVVGLVWRSVVLWMLLLALLTLANLVG from the coding sequence ATGAACTTCTTTGCGGTCTTGTTCGCGCTGCTCTGTGAACAGCTCAAGCCTTTGCCCCATGGCAACGCGGTACACCATGGCGTGATCGGCTGGGTGCGCTGGACCGGGCGCAACTTCGACGCCGGCCGCGAACACCATGCGGCGGTGGTCTGGAGCATCACCGCGCTGGGTCCGGCCCTGCTGGCCGCGCTGCTCTACATCACGCTGCGCCACTTCAGCGTGCTGCTGGCCCTGGCCATGGATGTGGCGGTGCTGTACCTGACCCTGGGCTTCCGCCAGTTCAGCCATTACTTCACCGACATCCGCGATGCGCTGGAGCGCGGCGATGAACTCGAAGCGCGCCGCCTGCTGGCCGAATGGCGCCACCTGGATGCCAGCGAGCTGCCGCGCACCGAGCTGCTGCGCCATGTCATCGAGCATTCGCTGCTGGCCGCGCACCGCCATGTGTTCGGCGTGTTCTTCTGGTTCATCCTGCTCTCCACCCTGGGCCTGGGTCCGGCCGGCGCGGTGCTCTACCGCATGGCCGAATTCGCCAGCCGCTACTGGGCCTTCAAGAGCCGCACCATCGATGCGCCCACCAACGAGCGCCTGATGCAGCTCTCGCGCAAGCTGTTCGGCTGGATCGACTACGTGCCCTCGCGCCTCACCGCCACCGGCTTTGCCATCGTCGGCAATTTCGAGGAGGCGGTGAACGGCTGGCGGCGCGACGCCGCGCTCTGGATGCATGCCAACGAGGGCATCATCCTGGCCTCGGCGGCCGGTGCCCTGGGCGTGCAGCTGGGTGGCTCGGCCGCGCCGGGCATCACGCCGGACCGCAGCAAGACCTTCAACGCCGGCGGCGACATGGACGCCACCCTGGCCGATGGCTCCACGCCCGGCCAGCTGCCCTCGCTGGGCGCGCTGCAGAGCGTGGTCGGCCTGGTGTGGCGCTCGGTGGTGCTGTGGATGCTGCTGCTGGCCCTGCTGACGCTGGCCAACCTGGTCGGCTGA
- a CDS encoding S9 family peptidase: MPHSSSKRCRGTALIALSLLLAGLTQASQAQAPQFLSPNPKLLAQGIPEIPQSLADKVTAYNDFRGHAFVDWHPRQREMLVSHRKAGANTAQLYRLTNPQGELEQLTDGADPVGEASYEPRQGRYIVFERSSGGSEVAQLYRLDGKGAAPVLLTNPDERHNMSAWLHRSAQLVVTSLPLDRTAQGGTRAQVMTDIWVMDPEKPEGKRRLAQLEGGGWGVRSVSRDDRQLALTRYISANESELWLLDLASGARRKLLPAAGDSARAVYFAGEFSHDNRQLWVLTDRHSEFRELARLDLRSGKLVRVSADIPWDVSGATLSRDGRLLAARVNADGRGELRLFDALSLKPLPTPPLPAGSIGALHFDQQRGELVMGVSHARSPSQVFSVARAKTGWGAPQAWTQAYVPPGIDASRFGEQQLVRWKSFDGLSISGLLSLPPTQFEGKRPVLISIHGGPESQATMGFLGRNNYYLQELGMAVIQPNVRGSAGYGKRFLALDNGFQREDSVKDIGALLDWIATQPNLDASRVLVTGGSYGGYMTLAVATHYAERIAGAIDVVGISHFVTFLQNTESYRRDLRRVEYGDERDPAMRAFQDRISPLSNAAKITKPLFVVQGKNDPRVPYTEAEQIVAKVRENGTPVWYLRAENEGHGFARKENQDFQFYATILFMQQTVLR, translated from the coding sequence ATGCCCCACTCCTCTTCCAAGCGCTGCCGCGGCACCGCGCTGATCGCGCTGAGCCTGCTGCTGGCCGGCCTGACCCAGGCCAGCCAGGCGCAGGCGCCCCAGTTCCTGTCACCCAACCCCAAGCTGCTGGCCCAGGGCATCCCGGAGATCCCGCAAAGCCTGGCCGACAAGGTCACGGCCTACAACGACTTCCGCGGCCATGCCTTCGTGGACTGGCATCCCAGGCAGCGCGAGATGCTGGTGAGCCACCGCAAGGCCGGCGCCAACACGGCCCAGCTTTACCGCCTGACGAACCCGCAGGGCGAGCTGGAGCAGCTCACCGACGGCGCCGATCCGGTGGGTGAGGCCAGCTACGAACCCAGGCAGGGGCGCTACATCGTGTTCGAGCGCAGCAGCGGCGGCTCCGAGGTGGCGCAGCTGTACCGGCTGGATGGCAAGGGCGCCGCCCCGGTGCTGCTGACCAACCCGGACGAACGCCACAATATGAGCGCCTGGCTGCATCGCAGCGCGCAACTGGTCGTCACCTCGCTGCCGCTGGACCGCACCGCCCAGGGCGGCACACGCGCCCAGGTGATGACCGACATCTGGGTCATGGACCCCGAGAAGCCCGAGGGCAAGCGCCGCCTGGCCCAGCTGGAAGGCGGCGGTTGGGGCGTGCGCTCGGTCTCGCGCGACGACAGGCAGCTCGCGCTGACGCGCTATATCTCGGCCAACGAGTCTGAACTCTGGTTGCTGGACCTCGCCAGCGGCGCGCGGCGCAAGCTGCTGCCGGCCGCTGGCGACAGTGCGCGCGCGGTCTACTTTGCCGGCGAGTTCAGCCACGACAACCGGCAGCTCTGGGTGCTCACCGACCGCCACAGCGAGTTCCGCGAGCTGGCGCGCCTGGATCTGCGCAGCGGCAAGCTGGTGCGCGTCTCGGCCGACATCCCCTGGGACGTCAGCGGCGCCACGCTGAGCCGGGATGGCCGCCTGCTGGCCGCGCGCGTGAACGCCGACGGGCGCGGCGAGCTGCGTCTCTTCGACGCGCTGAGCCTCAAGCCCCTGCCGACGCCGCCGCTGCCCGCCGGCAGCATCGGTGCGCTGCATTTCGATCAGCAGCGCGGCGAGCTGGTGATGGGCGTCAGCCATGCCCGGAGCCCCAGCCAGGTGTTCAGCGTGGCACGCGCCAAGACCGGCTGGGGTGCGCCCCAGGCCTGGACCCAGGCCTATGTGCCGCCGGGCATCGACGCCAGCCGCTTCGGCGAGCAGCAGCTGGTGCGCTGGAAGAGCTTTGACGGCCTCAGCATCTCCGGCCTGCTGAGCCTGCCGCCGACGCAGTTCGAGGGCAAGCGCCCGGTGCTGATCAGCATCCATGGCGGGCCCGAATCGCAGGCCACGATGGGCTTTCTGGGCCGCAACAACTACTACCTGCAGGAGCTGGGCATGGCCGTGATCCAGCCCAATGTGCGTGGCTCGGCCGGCTACGGCAAGCGCTTTCTGGCGCTGGACAACGGCTTCCAGCGCGAGGACTCGGTGAAGGACATCGGCGCCCTGCTGGACTGGATCGCCACCCAGCCGAACCTGGACGCCTCGCGCGTGCTGGTCACGGGCGGCAGCTACGGCGGCTATATGACGCTGGCGGTGGCCACCCATTACGCCGAGCGCATTGCCGGCGCCATCGACGTGGTGGGCATCTCGCACTTCGTGACCTTCCTGCAGAACACCGAGAGCTACCGCCGCGACCTGCGCCGCGTGGAGTACGGCGACGAGCGCGATCCGGCGATGCGCGCGTTCCAGGACAGGATCTCACCGCTCAGCAATGCCGCCAAGATCACGAAGCCCCTGTTCGTGGTGCAGGGCAAGAACGACCCCCGCGTGCCCTATACCGAGGCCGAGCAGATCGTCGCCAAGGTGCGCGAGAACGGCACGCCGGTCTGGTATCTGCGCGCCGAGAACGAGGGCCATGGCTTCGCCCGCAAGGAGAACCAGGACTTCCAGTTCTACGCGACGATCCTGTTCATGCAGCAGACGGTGCTGCGGTAG
- a CDS encoding Tim44 domain-containing protein, with the protein MKHGLLIATLVAALSLSMLSPDAEAKRIGGGGSAGMKRTVPTQPASPPTQQSTTPQGSGVPAQQAAPSPAPTGAAAPAAAPKRSWMGPIAGLAAGLGLAALASHFGFGGALANVMTMLLIGVALMLVVGFVMRRFAAKPAQGAGLKYAGAGAGADAGAGYAPAAAAAATAPLAAAPVSSAEDEEFVQVAKRVFIRLQAANDAGDQNDLRKFTTPEMYAAVQHDLLDRKGAQRTDVLQLNAQLLDRAQEPDQQVVSVRFWGLIREQSEAAAESFDEIWHLVRPQDGSREWAIAGIQQTQ; encoded by the coding sequence GTGAAACATGGATTGCTGATCGCCACCCTGGTGGCCGCCCTGAGCCTGAGCATGCTGAGCCCGGACGCCGAGGCCAAGCGCATCGGCGGCGGCGGCTCCGCTGGCATGAAGCGCACGGTGCCGACCCAGCCCGCCAGCCCGCCCACCCAGCAGAGCACGACGCCGCAGGGTAGCGGCGTGCCGGCCCAGCAAGCCGCGCCCAGCCCCGCCCCGACCGGCGCGGCCGCGCCAGCCGCCGCGCCCAAGCGCAGCTGGATGGGTCCGATCGCCGGCCTGGCCGCCGGCCTGGGCCTGGCCGCACTGGCCAGCCATTTCGGCTTTGGCGGCGCACTGGCCAATGTGATGACCATGCTGCTGATCGGCGTGGCCCTGATGCTGGTGGTGGGCTTCGTGATGCGCCGCTTTGCGGCCAAGCCGGCCCAGGGCGCCGGCCTGAAGTATGCGGGTGCAGGTGCAGGTGCGGACGCCGGTGCTGGCTATGCGCCAGCCGCCGCCGCTGCTGCGACAGCCCCGCTCGCTGCGGCGCCCGTGAGCAGTGCCGAAGACGAGGAGTTCGTGCAAGTCGCCAAGCGCGTCTTCATCCGCCTGCAGGCCGCCAACGATGCGGGCGACCAAAACGATTTGCGCAAGTTCACCACGCCGGAGATGTATGCCGCCGTGCAGCATGATCTGCTGGATCGCAAGGGCGCGCAGCGCACCGACGTGCTGCAGCTGAATGCGCAGCTGCTGGACCGTGCCCAGGAACCGGACCAGCAGGTGGTGAGCGTGCGCTTCTGGGGCCTGATCCGCGAGCAGAGCGAAGCCGCCGCCGAGTCCTTCGACGAGATCTGGCATCTGGTGCGCCCGCAGGACGGCAGCCGCGAATGGGCGATTGCCGGCATTCAGCAGACGCAGTGA
- a CDS encoding SDR family NAD(P)-dependent oxidoreductase, with the protein MNTLTDLTIVTGASRGMGEAIARQLLAPSRQLIGIARQRSEALQAEAARLGAPLQQWTADLSDPLPAAEQLRSWLSQQDGQGYRSLTLINNAAAVSPPGPVDELPLAELSRTLRVSLEATLLLSAAFLDATRAWPGARRILNISSGLGRRAMAASAGYCAAKAGMDNLSAAMALDEAHKRGQGLNGAQIVSLAPGIIDTDMQTQLRSGDPSKFPDQAQFANFKREGLLASPDEAAARILKFLARPDFGSKVLADVRDA; encoded by the coding sequence ATGAACACCCTCACCGATCTCACCATCGTCACCGGCGCCTCGCGCGGCATGGGCGAGGCGATAGCCCGCCAGCTGCTGGCGCCGTCGCGGCAGCTCATCGGCATCGCGCGCCAGCGCAGCGAGGCCTTGCAGGCCGAGGCCGCGCGGCTGGGCGCGCCGCTGCAGCAATGGACGGCCGATCTGTCCGATCCCCTGCCCGCCGCCGAACAGCTGCGCAGCTGGCTGAGCCAGCAGGACGGCCAGGGCTACCGCAGCCTCACCCTCATCAACAACGCGGCCGCGGTGAGCCCGCCCGGCCCGGTGGACGAATTGCCGCTGGCCGAACTCTCGCGCACCCTGCGCGTCAGCCTGGAGGCGACGCTGCTGCTGAGTGCCGCCTTCCTCGACGCCACGCGCGCCTGGCCGGGCGCCCGGCGCATCCTCAATATCTCATCCGGCCTGGGGCGCCGCGCCATGGCGGCCAGCGCCGGCTACTGCGCCGCCAAGGCCGGCATGGACAACCTGTCCGCCGCGATGGCACTGGACGAGGCCCACAAGCGCGGCCAGGGTTTGAACGGCGCGCAGATCGTCTCGCTGGCACCCGGCATCATCGACACCGATATGCAGACCCAGCTGCGCAGCGGCGACCCTAGCAAGTTCCCCGACCAGGCACAGTTCGCCAATTTCAAGCGCGAGGGCCTGCTGGCCAGCCCCGACGAGGCGGCCGCGCGCATCCTCAAGTTCCTGGCGCGCCCCGACTTCGGCAGCAAGGTGCTGGCCGATGTGCGCGACGCTTGA
- a CDS encoding pseudouridine synthase, which yields MNLTLLHADARLIVVNKPSGLLSVPGRGPDKQDCASVRVQQQCADALIVHRLDQATSGLLLLARGAAAQRELSQAFATRRVGKRYVAVVAGRLAQDELEIDLPLLSDWPNRPRQMVDAQRGKPSQTRLRVLARTADSTRVELVPLTGRTHQLRVHLMAIGHAILGDALYASLADAARAPRLLLHASELVLEDSGQRFYCAPDF from the coding sequence ATGAACCTGACGCTGCTGCACGCCGATGCGCGCCTGATCGTCGTCAACAAGCCCAGCGGCCTGCTCTCGGTGCCCGGCCGCGGCCCCGACAAGCAGGATTGCGCCAGCGTGCGCGTGCAGCAGCAGTGCGCGGATGCGCTCATCGTGCATCGGCTGGACCAGGCCACCTCGGGCCTGCTGCTGCTGGCGCGCGGGGCCGCGGCGCAGCGCGAGCTGAGCCAGGCCTTCGCCACGCGCCGCGTCGGCAAGCGCTATGTGGCGGTGGTGGCGGGCCGGCTGGCGCAGGACGAGCTGGAGATCGACCTGCCCCTGCTCTCCGACTGGCCCAACCGGCCGCGCCAGATGGTGGATGCGCAGCGCGGCAAACCCTCGCAGACGCGGTTGCGCGTGCTGGCGCGCACGGCCGACAGCACGCGCGTGGAGCTCGTGCCCCTCACCGGCCGCACCCACCAGCTGCGCGTGCACCTGATGGCGATCGGCCACGCCATCCTGGGCGATGCGCTCTACGCCAGCCTCGCGGACGCGGCGCGCGCACCGCGCCTGCTGCTGCATGCCAGCGAGCTGGTGCTGGAAGACAGCGGCCAGCGCTTTTACTGCGCGCCGGACTTCTGA